A part of Carassius carassius chromosome 32, fCarCar2.1, whole genome shotgun sequence genomic DNA contains:
- the LOC132112329 gene encoding kelch-like protein 28, producing the protein MEQQAKPYMFASLMRPHSEQLLQGLQLLRQDHELCDIVLRVGDTKIHAHKVVLASISPYFKAMFTGNLSEKETSEVEFQCVDEAALKAIVEYAYTGTVFISQETVESLLPAANLLQVKLVLKECCSFLESQLDAGNCIGISRFAETYGCHELCLSASKFICQHFEEVCQTEEFLELTRAELDEIVSNDCLNVLTEESVFYALESWIKYDLTERQQYLAPLLHCVRLPLLSVKFLTRLYEANHLIRDDHACKHLLNEALKYHFMPEHRLSYQTMLSTRPRCAPKVLLAVGGKAGLFATLESVEMFFPQTDSWLGLAPLSVPRCEFGVAVLEQKVYVVGGIATHMRQGISYRRHESSVERWDPDSNTWASVERMAECRSTLGVLVLAGELYALGGYDGQNYLQSVEKYGPKLKDWQPVAPMTKSRSCFATAALDGMIYAIGGYGPAHMNSVERYDPSRDSWDMVAPMSDKRINFGVGVMLGFIFVVGGHNGVSHLSSIERYDPQLNQWTACRPMNEPRTGVGSAVVDNYLYVVGGHSGSSYLSAVQRYDPITDSWHDSSGMMYCRCNFGLTAL; encoded by the exons atggagcagcaggcCAAGCCGTACATGTTTGCGAGCCTGATGCGTCCTCACTCCGAGCAGCTCCTGCAGGGTCTGCAGCTCCTGCGCCAGGATCATGAGCTCTGTGACATCGTGCTGCGGGTCGGAGACACAAAGATCCACGCACACAAAGTGGTGCTAGCCAGCATCAGCCCGTACTTCAAGGCCATGTTCACCGGAAACCTGTCGGAGAAAGAGACGTCTGAGGTGGAGTTCCAGTGTGTGGATGAAGCCGCTCTCAAG GCCATAGTGGAGTACGCCTACACAGGAACCGTCTtcatctcacaggaaacagtGGAGTCTCTACTTCCTGCCGCCAACCTGCTGCAGGTCAAGCTGGTTCTGAAGGAGTGCTGCAGCTTCCTGGAGAGTCAGCTGGACGCGGGGAACTGCATCGGCATCTCACGCTTTGCCGAGACCTACGGCTGCCACGAGCTGTGTTTATCTGCCAGCAAATTCATCTGCCAGCACTTCGAGGAGGTGTGCCAGACGGAGGAGTTCCTGGAGCTGACGCGCGCCGAGCTGGACGAGATCGTCTCCAACGACTGCCTGAACGTGCTGACGGAGGAGAGTGTGTTCTACGCGCTGGAGTCCTGGATCAAGTACGATCTGACAGAAAGACAGCAATACCTGGCGCCGCTCCTACACTGTGTGCGGCTACCGCTGCTGAGCGTCAAGTTCCTGACGCGGTTGTACGAGGCCAATCACCTGATCCGAGACGACCACGCCTGCAAACACCTGCTCAACGAGGCGCTCAAGTACCACTTCATGCCCGAGCACCGGCTCTCCTACCAGACCATGCTGTCCACACGGCCGCGCTGCGCTCCTAAAGTCCTGCTGGCCGTCGGAGGAAAGGCCGGGCTCTTCGCCACGCTGGAGAG cgtgGAGATGTTCTTCCCGCAGACGGACTCGTGGCTCGGTCTGGCTCCGCTCAGCGTGCCGCGCTGTGAGTTCGGTGTGGCGGTTCTGGAGCAGAAGGTGTATGTGGTGGGGGGCATCGCCACACACATGCGTCAGGGCATCAGCTACCGGCGGCACGAGAGCAGCGTGGAGCGCTGGGACCCTGACAGCAACACCTGGGCGTCTGTGGAGCGCATGGCGGAGTGCAGGAGCACGCTGGGTGTGCTGGTGCTGGCGGGCGAGCTGTACGCCCTCGGAGGATACGACGGACAGAACTACCTGCAGTCTGTGGAGAAGTACGGGCCCAAGCTCAAGGACTGGCAGCCGGTGGcacccatgaccaaatcacgCAGCTGCTTCGCCACCGCCGCGCTGGATGGCATGATCTACGCCATCGGAGGATACGGCCCCGCCCACATGAACAG TGTGGAGAGATACGACCCGAGCAGAGACTCATGGGATATGGTGGCGCCGATGTCAGATAAGCGCATTAACTTCGGCGTGGGGGTGATGCTGGGCTTCATCTTCGTGGTGGGAGGACACAACGGCGTGTCTCATCTGTCCAGCATCGAGCGCTACGACCCGCAGCTGAACCAGTGGACGGCGTGTCGACCCATGAACGAGCCGCGCACCG GCGTGGGCTCTGCTGTGGTGGATAACTATCTCTATGTTGTGGGGGGTCACTCGGGCTCCTCGTATCTGAGCGCGGTGCAGCGGTACGATCCCATCACGGACAGCTGGCACGACTCCAGCGGGATGATGTACTGCCGCTGTAACTTCGGCCTGACCGCACTTTGA